A genomic region of Gemmata massiliana contains the following coding sequences:
- a CDS encoding response regulator transcription factor, producing MSDTPAVPASPPPPPYPGPVCEHVSRGSISGTVAHPGRRVVTAPRALIAEDDPVSRMLLERTLQGWGYDVVVTCDGNEAWTALLAEDAPNLAILDWMMPGLEGPEVCRRVRALAQPIPTYVILLTARGQSDDIVAGLESGADDYVTKPFDRQELRSRIRVGERVLALQRGLADRVRDLETVLGQVKELKGLLPICSYCKAVRDDQNYWHRVETYITAHSAARFSHGICPGCWKGVIEPELASIEAST from the coding sequence ATGTCAGACACACCCGCCGTTCCCGCTTCTCCCCCGCCGCCCCCGTACCCGGGGCCGGTCTGCGAACACGTGTCGCGCGGGAGCATCTCCGGAACCGTCGCGCACCCGGGGCGCCGCGTGGTAACCGCGCCGCGCGCGCTCATTGCCGAGGACGACCCGGTTTCGCGCATGCTCCTGGAGCGCACCCTACAGGGGTGGGGGTACGACGTCGTCGTCACGTGTGACGGGAACGAGGCGTGGACGGCGCTGCTCGCCGAAGACGCGCCGAACCTGGCGATCCTCGACTGGATGATGCCCGGGCTGGAAGGGCCGGAGGTGTGCCGGCGGGTGCGCGCACTGGCACAGCCGATCCCCACCTACGTCATCCTGTTGACCGCGCGCGGGCAGTCGGACGACATCGTGGCCGGGCTGGAGAGCGGCGCGGACGATTACGTGACCAAGCCGTTCGACCGGCAAGAACTGCGCTCGCGCATCCGCGTGGGGGAGCGCGTCCTGGCGCTCCAGCGCGGGCTGGCCGATCGCGTCCGGGATCTGGAAACCGTGCTCGGTCAGGTGAAGGAATTGAAGGGCTTGCTCCCGATTTGCAGCTACTGCAAGGCCGTGCGCGACGACCAGAACTATTGGCACCGGGTGGAAACCTACATCACCGCGCACTCGGCGGCGCGCTTCAGCCACGGTATCTGCCCCGGGTGCTGGAAGGGCGTGATCGAGCCGGAACTGGCGTCCATCGAAGCCTCGACCTAA